A DNA window from Leptospira selangorensis contains the following coding sequences:
- a CDS encoding GNAT family N-acetyltransferase, translating into MNSVQHDVAGKKFLILQDGREAHLVYREIGSHVWDLYHTFVPTDFRGKGIASQLAEAALKAARAETKKIIPNCSFVQTYLKRHPEYSDLVIME; encoded by the coding sequence ATGAATTCAGTCCAACACGATGTTGCCGGCAAAAAATTCCTGATCTTACAAGACGGAAGAGAGGCTCATTTAGTTTATAGAGAGATCGGCTCCCATGTTTGGGACTTATATCATACTTTTGTTCCGACCGATTTCAGAGGAAAAGGGATCGCGTCCCAACTTGCGGAGGCTGCCCTAAAAGCAGCAAGAGCGGAAACTAAAAAGATCATCCCGAACTGTTCATTTGTACAAACTTATCTCAAAAGACATCCCGAATATTCAGATCTGGTGATTATGGAATGA